A genome region from Gouania willdenowi chromosome 9, fGouWil2.1, whole genome shotgun sequence includes the following:
- the LOC114469143 gene encoding probable myosin heavy chain ECU04_1000 yields the protein MDDVVGDGVGWQRVYSQSEKRNNGSSASLRETQCEFNSILNDTVSQMRAWEKKMSTELVRKDEEIVSLKKAVQQAESGVENMEHEVHRLNCHHQDTVSQMEAKWEKKMSIELGKKDKQILSFKTAVQQADSGMEQIETTLCEVQIILDAVVSQMSVEWQKKMTSTELEKKIDDLQQAKSEVENMKSEVCRLNQHLTLIEEKEKETQEMELLVKENAEMKVLAATSGRRRNRRRRTKKKKTSSTELDKKDEETLSLMDDLQQAKSEVENMKSEMCELKSVREDMVCQMEAEWEKKTITELEKKDEEIVTLKKAIQQAESGVKNMEHEVHRLNCHHQDTVSQMEAEWEKKMRIELEKKDEETLSLMDDLQQAKSEVENMKSEVCELKSVRDDMVCQMEAEWEKTRTELEKKDEEIVSLKKAVQQAESGVENMEHEVHRLNCHHQDTVSQMEAEWEKKMSIELGKKDKEILSLMDDLQQAESEVENMKSEVCELKSVRDDMVCQMEAEWEKKTRTELEKKDEEIVSLKKAVQQAESGVENMEHEVHRLNCHHQDTVSQMEAEWEKKMSIELGKKDKEILSFKKAVQQADSGMEQIETTLSEVQIILDAVVSQMSVEWQKKMTSTELEKKIDDLQQAKSEVENMKSEVCRLNQHLTLIEEKEKETQEMELLVKENAEMKVLATTSGRRRNRRRRTKKKTSSTELDKKDEEILSLMDDLQQAKSEVENIKSEVCELKSVRDDMVCQMEAEWEKKTRTELEKKDEEIVSLKKAVQQAESGVENMEHEVHRLNCHHQDTVSQMEAEWEKKMRIELGKKDEETLSLMDDLQQAKSEVENMKSEVCELKSVRDDMVCQMEAEWEKKTRTELEKKDEEIVSFKKAVQQAESGVENMEHEVHRLNCHHQDTVYQMEAEWEKKMRIELGKKDKEILSLMDDLQQAKSEVENMKSKVCELKSVRDDMVCQMEAEWEKKTRTELEKKDEEIVSLKKAVQQAESGVENMEHEVHRLNCHHQNTMSQMEAEWEKKMRIELGKKDKEILSFKKAVQQADSGMEQIETTLSEVQIILDAVVSQMSVEWQKKMTSTELEKKIDDLQQAKSEVENMKSEVCRLNQHLTLIEEKEK from the coding sequence ATGGATGACGTGGTTGGAGATGGAGTTGGATGGCAGAGGGTCTACAGTCAGAGTGAAAAGAGGAACAACGGGTCTAGCGCCTCACTGAGAGAAACTCAATGTGAGTTCAACAGCATCTTGAACGATACTGTGTCTCAGATGAGAGCGtgggagaagaagatgagcACTGAGCTCGTGAGAAAAGATGAGGAGATCGTCTCTTTAAAGAAAGCTGTCCAACAGGCAGAAAGTGGAGTGGAGAACATGGAGCATGAAGTGCATAGGCTCAACtgccaccatcaggacactgTGTCTCAGATGGAAGCTAaatgggagaagaagatgagcATTGAATTGGGGAAGAAAGATAAGCAGATCCTCTCTTTTAAGACAGCTGTCCAACAGGCCGACAGTGGAATGGAACAGATAGAGACTACACTGTGTGAGGTCCAAATCATCTTGGATGCTGTTGTGTCTCAGATGAGTGTAGAATGGCAGAAGAAGATGacgagcactgagctggagaagaaaatagacgatctccaacaggccaagagtgaagtggagaacatgaagagtGAAGTGTGTAGGCTCAACCAACATCTCACTCTGATTGaggaaaaggagaaagaaacacaagaaatggagCTTCTGGTGAAGGAGAACGCTGAAATGAAGGTGCTCGCCGCCACAAGCGGAAGGAGAAGAAACAGAAGGAGgaggacaaagaagaagaagacatcaagcactgagctggataagaaagatgaggagaccCTCTCTTTAATGGACGATCTCCAACAGGCCAAGAGTgaagtggagaacatgaagagcGAAATGTGTGAGTTAAAAAGCGTCCGTGAAGATATGGTGTGTCAGATGGAAGCAGAATGGGAGAAGAAGACGATAACTGAGCTtgagaagaaagatgaggagatcgTCACTTTAAAGAAAGCTATCCAACAGGCAGAAAGTGGAGTGAAGAACATGGAGCATGAAGTGCATAGGCTCAACtgccaccatcaggacactgTGTCTCAGATGGAAGCTGaatgggagaagaagatgagGATTGaattggagaagaaagatgaggagaccCTCTCTTTAATGGACGATCTCCAACAGGCCAAGAGTgaagtggagaacatgaagagcGAAGTGTGTGAGTTAAAAAGCGTCCGTGATGATATGGTGTGTCAGATGGAAGCAGAATGGGAGAAGACGAGAACTGAGCTtgagaagaaagatgaggagatcgTCTCTTTAAAGAAAGCTGTCCAACAGGCAGAAAGTGGAGTGGAGAACATGGAGCATGAAGTGCATAGGCTCAACtgccaccatcaggacactgTGTCTCAAATGGAAGCTGaatgggagaagaagatgagcATTGAATTGGGGAAAAAAGATAAGGAAATCCTCTCTTTAATGGACGATCTCCAACAGGCCGAGAGTgaagtggagaacatgaagagcGAAGTGTGTGAGTTAAAAAGCGTCCGTGATGATATGGTGTGTCAGATGGAAGCAGAATGGGAGAAGAAGACGAGAACTGAGCTtgagaagaaagatgaggagatcgTCTCTTTAAAGAAAGCTGTCCAACAGGCAGAAAGTGGAGTGGAGAACATGGAGCATGAAGTGCATAGGCTCAACtgccaccatcaggacactgTGTCTCAGATGGAAGCTGaatgggagaagaagatgagcATTGAATTGGGGAAGAAAGATAAGGAGATCCTCTCTTTTAAGAAAGCTGTCCAACAGGCCGACAGTGGAATGGAACAGATAGAGACTACACTGAGTGAGGTCCAAATCATCTTGGATGCTGTTGTGTCTCAGATGAGTGTAGAATGGCAGAAGAAGATGacgagcactgagctggagaagaaaataGACGATCTCCAACAGGCCAAGAGTGAAGTGGAAAACATGAAGAGTGAAGTGTGTAGGCTCAACCAACATCTCACTCTGATTGaggaaaaggagaaagaaacacaagaaatggagCTTCTGGTGAAGGAGAACGCTGAAATGAAGGTGCTCGCCACCACAAGCGGAAGGAGAAGAAACAGAAGGAGGAGgacaaagaagaagacatcAAGCACCGAGCTGGataagaaagatgaggagatcctctctttaaTGGACGATCTCCAACAGGCCAAGAGTGAAGTGGAGAACATAAAGAGCGAAGTGTGTGAGTTAAAAAGCGTCCGTGATGATATGGTGTGTCAGATGGAAGCAGAATGGGAGAAGAAGACGAGAACTGAGCTtgagaagaaagatgaggagatcgTCTCTTTAAAGAAAGCTGTCCAACAGGCAGAAAGTGGAGTGGAGAACATGGAGCATGAAGTGCATAGGCTCAACtgccaccatcaggacactgTGTCTCAGATGGAAGCTGaatgggagaagaagatgagGATTGAATTGGggaagaaagatgaggagaccCTCTCTTTAATGGATGATCTCCAACAGGCCAAGAGTgaagtggagaacatgaagagcGAAGTGTGTGAGTTAAAAAGCGTCCGTGATGATATGGTGTGTCAGATGGAAGCAGAATGGGAGAAGAAGACGAGAACTGAGCTtgagaagaaagatgaggagatcgTCTCTTTCAAGAAAGCTGTCCAACAGGCAGAAAGTGGAGTGGAGAACATGGAACATGAAGTGCATAGGCTCAACtgccaccatcaggacactgTGTATCAGATGGAAGCTGaatgggagaagaagatgaggattgaattggggaaaaaagataaggagatcctctctttaaTGGATGATCTCCAACAGGCCAAGAGTgaagtggagaacatgaagagcAAAGTGTGTGAGTTAAAAAGCGTCCGTGATGATATGGTGTGTCAGATGGAAGCAGAATGGGAGAAGAAGACGAGAACTGAGCTtgagaagaaagatgaggagatcgTCTCTTTAAAGAAAGCTGTCCAACAGGCAGAAAGTGGAGTGGAGAACATGGAACATGAAGTGCATAGGCTCAACTGCCACCATCAGAACACTATGTCTCAGATGGAAGCTGaatgggagaagaagatgagGATTGAATTGGGGAAAAAAGATAAGGAGATCCTCTCTTTTAAGAAAGCTGTCCAACAGGCCGACAGTGGAATGGAACAGATAGAGACTACACTGAGTGAGGTCCAAATCATCTTGGATGCTGTTGTGTCTCAGATGAGTGTAGAATGGCAGAAAAAGATGacgagcactgagctggagaagaaaatagacgatctccaacaggccaagagtgaagtggagaacatgaagagtGAAGTGTGTAGGCTCAACCAACATCTCACTCTGATTGAGGAAAAGGAGaaataa